From a region of the Tolypothrix sp. NIES-4075 genome:
- a CDS encoding condensation domain-containing protein, which translates to MKNLNYPLQSPNEGITFVDILRQRAEYQPDSTAYIFLQDGETEENSLTYQQLDQHSRSIATQLQHLGVRGDRALLLYPPGLEFISAFFGCLYAGVVAVPAYPPRRNQRMTRLQAIVADAQATFALTTTSVLSNIKHNLIEEPELAALRWITTDNIASNLVENWQVPMVSNDTLAFIQYTSGSTGTPKGVMVNHGNLLHNEQMIQQAFGHSSETIVVGWLPLFHDMGLIGNILQPLYLGIPSILMPPEAFLMKPYRWLQAISRYKATTSGGPNFAYDLCLQKINSEQRASLDLSSWELAFTGAEPVRWSTIEQFTRTFADCGFSQSAFYPCYGMAETTLFVSGGLKTNPPVVCSIKEAELEQNRVVEALSDDVGARKIVGCGQAWLDQKIAIADPESLTQCPAGQVGEIWVWGSSVAGGYWNRPEQTKQTFHAYLSDTGRGPFLRTGDLGFLKDGELFITGRLKDLIIIRGRNHYPQDIELTVEKSHPALLSNCGAAFSVTVNGEEKLAIAQEVQRSFLRQLNANEVIGAIRQAVAQEHDIEVYGVLLLRTASIPKTSSGKVQRSACRAGFLGGNLDVVASRCVNPQNPAKLQQLETEIEALQYLQSDESDRDSVLVAYIQQQIAKALNLSTSQVDVQAPFNRMGFDSLMAVEIKNQINFNLGVNTSETKFLEDVSITDLATQIIKQLTIENSVSSELIKAAIADNDWDQGEQGTVGSKSFYPLSHGQQALWFLYQLEPESVAYNIYYKGCIRSDLNIHALHQALQKLVDRHPILRTTYTTRNGKPVQQVHQHHNLQMEVIKASGWSDDYLNKRILTEADRPFNLEQGPIVRSTLFTRSANEHILLLTAHHIAIDFWSVDLLTYELRLLYSQIGEKDSVQTSLPSTGWQYVDYVHWQAEMLAGPQGERLWTYWQKQLAGELPVLNLHKDKPRPPMQTYRGASHTFKLDEKLTQQLTVLAKAHGTTLYMSVLAAFFLLLHRYTGQEDILVGTPTAGRSRAEFESIVGYFINPVILRSDISRNPTFKEFLARTRRTVLNSLEHQNYPFNFLVERLQPQRDPSRSPIFQVSFTWEKPHRYKAHKGSLFVGKTDRTKHQPLEMETIAIGQRGATFDLNCMIIEVDNSLSASWLYNTDLFDGDTICLMSEHFKTLLNSIIIAQPDARLNTLDILTEIEKKQKIVEKREREQFNIKKLKSIKPKIISLTKDELIKTDYLQSGKSLPLVIQPAIDNIDLVDWFQNSREFVEQKLSKHGALLFRGFNNNLLPDVFEQFALAICSDLFNENGEHQRESVSRNIYTPVFYPPEQKLLLHNENSFNHSWPMKILFGCVLPAQQGGETPLVDSRQVFELIDPKIREQFMQKKIMYVRNYGEELGLSWQSVFNTVDKSEVEEKCKKNLMDFEWKEGDRLRTSCVRPSVVIHPNTGEISWFNQAQHWHLSCLPQATRESLLFLLCESELPRNCYYGDGSPIEDSVMEEICQVYRQLEISFPWEKGDILVLDNILTAHGRNPFVGERKILVAMGENTSYSN; encoded by the coding sequence ATGAAAAATTTAAATTATCCCCTGCAATCTCCCAATGAGGGTATCACTTTTGTAGATATTCTCCGACAGCGAGCAGAATATCAGCCTGACTCAACAGCTTACATTTTCTTACAAGACGGAGAAACTGAAGAAAACAGTTTAACTTATCAACAGTTAGACCAACACTCGCGCAGCATAGCCACTCAACTTCAGCATTTGGGAGTTAGAGGCGATCGCGCACTACTACTCTACCCACCAGGTCTGGAATTTATTTCTGCCTTTTTCGGGTGTTTGTATGCAGGGGTTGTAGCTGTTCCTGCTTATCCACCTCGGCGCAATCAGCGCATGACACGATTGCAAGCTATTGTGGCTGACGCGCAGGCAACTTTTGCCCTGACCACGACATCTGTTTTAAGCAATATTAAGCACAATTTAATAGAAGAACCAGAACTAGCAGCTTTGCGTTGGATAACTACTGACAATATTGCCAGTAACCTAGTGGAAAATTGGCAAGTGCCGATGGTAAGCAATGACACACTGGCATTTATCCAGTATACTTCAGGTTCTACAGGAACGCCAAAAGGGGTGATGGTGAATCATGGAAACCTGCTGCACAACGAACAAATGATCCAGCAGGCATTTGGTCATTCTTCAGAAACTATCGTTGTCGGTTGGTTGCCTTTATTCCATGACATGGGACTAATTGGAAATATACTACAACCCTTATATTTGGGTATACCGAGCATTCTCATGCCCCCAGAGGCTTTCCTGATGAAGCCTTATCGTTGGTTACAGGCGATTTCCCGTTACAAAGCGACTACCAGTGGCGGACCGAATTTTGCTTATGATTTATGTCTGCAAAAGATTAATTCCGAACAACGGGCAAGTTTAGATTTAAGTAGCTGGGAACTCGCTTTCACTGGAGCCGAGCCAGTCCGTTGGTCAACGATAGAGCAGTTTACTCGCACTTTCGCTGATTGTGGCTTTTCTCAAAGTGCATTTTACCCCTGCTACGGGATGGCTGAGACAACTTTATTTGTTTCTGGGGGTTTAAAAACAAATCCACCTGTTGTCTGCTCAATTAAAGAGGCAGAACTTGAGCAAAATCGGGTGGTGGAAGCATTAAGCGATGATGTGGGAGCGAGAAAGATAGTTGGCTGTGGACAAGCATGGTTAGACCAGAAAATTGCGATCGCTGACCCTGAATCCTTAACTCAGTGTCCAGCAGGGCAAGTGGGAGAGATTTGGGTTTGGGGATCGAGTGTAGCTGGTGGTTATTGGAATCGACCAGAGCAGACAAAACAAACTTTCCACGCCTACTTGTCTGATACAGGCAGAGGTCCGTTTCTACGTACAGGCGATTTGGGATTTTTAAAGGATGGTGAGTTGTTCATCACCGGACGGCTCAAGGATTTGATTATCATTCGGGGTCGCAACCATTATCCCCAAGATATTGAACTAACAGTAGAAAAAAGTCACCCTGCACTACTAAGCAACTGTGGAGCAGCGTTTTCGGTAACTGTCAACGGTGAAGAAAAACTAGCGATCGCTCAAGAGGTACAGCGGAGTTTTCTGCGGCAACTAAACGCTAATGAAGTGATTGGGGCAATTCGTCAAGCAGTAGCACAGGAACACGATATAGAAGTTTATGGGGTGCTGCTGCTTAGGACTGCCAGTATCCCCAAAACTTCCAGTGGCAAAGTTCAGCGTAGTGCTTGTCGGGCTGGGTTTCTAGGTGGAAACCTAGATGTGGTGGCATCAAGGTGTGTGAATCCTCAAAACCCAGCAAAATTGCAACAACTGGAAACGGAAATAGAAGCGTTGCAATATCTACAATCAGACGAAAGCGATCGCGACTCCGTTTTAGTTGCTTACATTCAACAGCAAATTGCCAAAGCTCTAAACCTGAGTACATCTCAAGTAGATGTGCAGGCTCCTTTCAACAGAATGGGTTTCGATTCTTTAATGGCTGTGGAGATCAAGAACCAAATCAACTTTAACTTAGGAGTAAATACCTCCGAAACTAAGTTCCTCGAAGATGTCAGCATTACCGATTTAGCAACGCAAATCATCAAGCAATTGACTATAGAAAACTCGGTCTCATCAGAATTGATTAAAGCTGCGATCGCTGATAATGACTGGGATCAAGGCGAACAAGGCACAGTCGGCTCCAAATCCTTTTATCCTCTTTCTCACGGTCAGCAAGCCTTGTGGTTTCTGTATCAACTTGAACCCGAAAGCGTTGCTTACAACATCTATTATAAGGGGTGCATCCGCTCAGATTTAAATATTCACGCGTTGCACCAGGCATTGCAAAAGCTGGTTGATCGCCATCCTATCCTCAGAACCACTTATACGACCCGTAACGGTAAACCAGTTCAACAGGTTCATCAGCACCACAATCTTCAAATGGAGGTGATCAAAGCTTCAGGTTGGAGCGATGACTACTTGAACAAACGAATTTTGACTGAGGCTGACCGTCCTTTCAACCTAGAACAAGGACCAATTGTGCGAAGCACTCTGTTTACTCGCTCTGCAAACGAACATATCTTGTTACTCACAGCACACCACATTGCCATCGATTTTTGGTCTGTTGATTTGCTTACCTATGAACTGCGTCTGTTGTACTCTCAGATAGGAGAAAAGGACAGCGTGCAAACATCTCTACCGTCCACTGGCTGGCAATACGTAGACTATGTTCATTGGCAGGCAGAAATGCTGGCAGGACCGCAAGGAGAGCGGCTTTGGACTTACTGGCAGAAACAACTGGCTGGTGAGTTGCCTGTTTTAAATCTGCATAAAGATAAACCACGACCGCCAATGCAAACTTATCGTGGAGCTTCACATACTTTCAAGCTGGACGAAAAACTGACTCAACAGCTAACGGTGCTGGCAAAGGCTCATGGAACAACCCTTTACATGTCCGTCTTAGCTGCCTTCTTTCTCCTACTCCATCGCTACACAGGTCAAGAAGACATCCTGGTAGGAACCCCTACTGCTGGTCGGAGTCGAGCAGAATTTGAAAGTATTGTAGGATACTTCATTAATCCAGTTATCTTGCGATCGGATATTTCTAGAAACCCCACATTCAAGGAGTTTCTTGCCCGGACACGTCGCACGGTGTTAAACTCTCTGGAACATCAGAATTATCCCTTCAATTTTTTGGTAGAACGGCTTCAGCCGCAACGAGATCCAAGCCGTTCACCTATCTTTCAGGTATCGTTTACTTGGGAAAAGCCACACAGGTATAAAGCTCACAAAGGCTCCTTATTTGTAGGCAAGACGGATAGGACAAAGCACCAGCCGCTTGAGATGGAGACTATTGCTATAGGACAAAGGGGGGCTACTTTCGACCTGAATTGTATGATTATCGAAGTTGATAACTCACTCTCGGCTTCTTGGCTATACAATACCGATTTGTTTGATGGTGACACCATCTGTCTAATGTCCGAGCATTTTAAAACACTGCTAAACAGCATTATTATTGCACAGCCCGATGCTAGGTTGAACACTTTAGATATACTTACTGAAATCGAAAAGAAACAGAAAATTGTGGAAAAAAGAGAACGAGAACAATTCAATATTAAGAAATTAAAAAGTATTAAACCGAAGATTATCAGCTTGACTAAAGACGAATTGATAAAAACAGATTATTTACAATCTGGAAAATCTTTACCTCTGGTAATACAGCCAGCTATAGACAATATCGATTTAGTAGACTGGTTTCAGAACAGTCGTGAATTTGTAGAACAAAAATTGTCAAAGCATGGCGCACTCCTTTTTAGGGGCTTCAATAATAACTTATTACCTGATGTATTTGAGCAATTTGCCTTGGCTATTTGTTCAGACTTATTTAATGAAAATGGAGAACATCAACGGGAGAGTGTAAGCCGTAATATTTATACTCCAGTTTTTTATCCTCCTGAGCAAAAGCTATTGCTGCATAATGAAAATTCTTTCAACCATAGTTGGCCGATGAAAATTTTGTTTGGTTGCGTACTACCTGCACAACAAGGAGGAGAAACACCACTTGTTGATAGTCGTCAGGTATTTGAGTTGATCGACCCAAAGATTAGAGAGCAATTTATGCAAAAGAAAATAATGTATGTCCGAAACTATGGTGAAGAACTGGGTCTTTCTTGGCAATCTGTCTTCAATACTGTAGACAAATCAGAAGTAGAAGAAAAATGTAAAAAAAATTTAATGGATTTTGAATGGAAAGAGGGAGACCGCTTGCGAACCAGTTGCGTCCGTCCATCTGTAGTCATACATCCGAATACAGGTGAAATATCGTGGTTTAATCAGGCTCAACACTGGCATTTGTCATGCTTACCTCAAGCAACTCGTGAATCTCTATTGTTCTTATTATGCGAGTCAGAACTACCGCGAAATTGCTATTACGGTGATGGCTCGCCAATCGAAGACTCTGTAATGGAAGAAATCTGTCAAGTTTATCGCCAATTAGAAATAAGTTTTCCTTGGGAAAAAGGTGACATCTTAGTGTTGGACAACATATTGACGGCACATGGACGTAATCCGTTTGTAGGCGAACGGAAGATTCTAGTAGCTATGGGAGAAAACACTAGTTATAGCAATTAG
- a CDS encoding amino acid adenylation domain-containing protein: protein MKNKNVEDFYPLSPMQQGIFFHSLAAPDQSIYFEQFSWTIQGKLNITAFHRAWEYIVERHSILRTCFVWQGLKEPVQIVYRQVKLPWVVHDLREISSVKQQEHLEAFLSSDRSVGFELTHPPLMRFTLHHKKENLYQFTWSHHHLLLDGWSVAIIYKEVFDCYQAFSNGQDIHLEPILAYRDYIVWLQKQNLSQAEAFWRQLLKGFTSPTQIGVNKGFGQLLNSQDGNNQQKIKLSVEQTAALQFWAQQHQLTLNTVVQGAWALLLSRYSGQEDVVFGATTSGRPPTLASSESMVGLLINTLPVRVKVSSAEFLLPWLKQIQTQQIEARQYEYSPLLKIQGWSEVPKGLPLFESIVVFENYPVDASLRKLDLNLEIKSFSAFAKTNYPLALLASPGEELSLRITYDGELFDADTISQMGGQFEYLLQQMVTEPDRSIQSYSLVTAQSRSILPDSSAPLDEPDYEPVPALFAAWAQQAPEQPAIRHSGQTWTYQELAQSAHEIALVLLNCGVQPQDVVALSGPKSFGLIASMLGVFKSGAVLLMLEMKPNHRQQLMLEEAQVKYILNVGTESPQVESSLEITRIDAETARVITPVKDTPKITSLPTITPGDRAYIFFTSGSTGTPKGVLGTHKGISHFLQWQRQTFEIGSGDRVAQLTSLTFDAVLRDVFLPLTSGATLCLPNQDDDFGMDRVLSWLETEQITLVHTVPALAQSWLKQVQEGIHLRSLRWIFFSGEPLTQTLVHQWRQTFPEAGEVVNLYGATETTMVKCFYKVPKDIPTDAIPVGWALPQTQALVLNQINQLCGIGEIGEIAIRTSFRTLGYINAPQEQQRFVPNPLSNDQQDLFYYTGDRGRYRPDGALEVLGRLDDQIKIRGIRVQPGEISTVLNQHPAVAESVIIATGETLDNKRLVAYVVAKPNQTIDKNDLRYFLKKQLPQYLVPSVFVVLDALPLTPNGKVNRHALPEAEQNLSQHDRFVPPRDRLELHLTQIWSEVLNVNQVSVLDNFFELGGHSLLAVSLMTRIQHKFGQSLPLKTLFQEATVEQQAMLLRQQTENRPWSPLVTIQPRGSKRPLFFIHPSGGSIFNYLNLAQYLGTERPLYGLEASGRDREEEPHSHIEEMAAHYIKAIQIIQPEDPYLLAGWSMGGAIAFEMAQQLQDQGKRISLLALIDASDIFADRFLLDETNLLVSLFRTRLSFSEEQLPQVEANLRQMDTNEQLAYAISQAREHNPQVLPPGFGVEQLGRLFKVIKFHTGALKNYSSQLDYSKKYYSGKITLLQANEGNFANYDNPTLGWEALADKVEVHWVPGNHLTVVQEPHVKVLAEKLQICLEQAQAEN from the coding sequence ATGAAAAACAAAAACGTTGAAGATTTTTATCCCCTCTCACCGATGCAGCAGGGCATTTTCTTCCATAGTCTTGCGGCTCCTGATCAGAGTATTTATTTCGAGCAATTTAGCTGGACTATCCAAGGAAAGCTGAATATTACAGCATTCCATAGAGCATGGGAATATATTGTAGAACGACACTCAATTCTGCGAACCTGCTTTGTTTGGCAAGGTTTAAAAGAACCAGTGCAAATTGTCTATCGACAGGTGAAGCTACCGTGGGTGGTACACGACTTGCGGGAGATATCCTCAGTTAAACAACAAGAACATCTGGAAGCTTTTTTGTCAAGCGATCGCTCTGTTGGCTTTGAACTGACACATCCTCCGTTGATGCGCTTCACACTTCACCATAAGAAGGAAAATCTTTATCAGTTTACTTGGAGCCACCATCATCTACTATTAGATGGATGGTCTGTTGCCATAATTTATAAAGAAGTTTTTGACTGTTACCAAGCCTTCAGCAATGGTCAAGATATACACCTAGAACCTATTCTTGCTTATCGTGATTACATCGTCTGGCTACAAAAGCAAAACTTATCTCAGGCTGAAGCATTTTGGCGACAACTGCTCAAGGGTTTTACCTCTCCTACACAGATCGGGGTAAACAAAGGTTTTGGGCAATTGCTCAATTCACAAGATGGTAATAATCAGCAGAAAATTAAGCTTTCAGTAGAACAAACAGCCGCATTACAGTTTTGGGCACAGCAGCACCAGCTAACCCTGAATACAGTGGTACAGGGAGCTTGGGCTTTGCTACTAAGCCGTTATAGTGGTCAGGAAGATGTGGTTTTTGGGGCAACAACTTCTGGGCGTCCCCCCACTCTAGCCTCATCTGAGTCTATGGTGGGGTTGCTGATCAACACACTACCTGTCAGAGTAAAGGTATCATCCGCAGAGTTTCTTTTGCCTTGGCTCAAACAGATTCAAACTCAACAAATAGAAGCACGTCAGTATGAGTATAGTCCGTTACTAAAAATCCAAGGATGGAGTGAAGTTCCCAAAGGTCTGCCCCTGTTCGAGAGTATTGTGGTTTTTGAGAACTACCCTGTAGACGCTTCCTTGCGAAAACTGGATCTAAACTTAGAGATTAAAAGTTTTAGTGCCTTTGCAAAGACGAACTATCCCCTTGCCCTACTTGCAAGCCCAGGTGAGGAGTTGTCGCTGAGAATTACCTACGATGGTGAACTGTTTGATGCCGATACCATCAGTCAGATGGGAGGGCAGTTTGAGTATTTACTCCAACAAATGGTGACTGAACCCGATCGCTCCATACAATCCTATTCTCTAGTAACGGCACAGTCGCGCTCCATTTTACCAGATTCCAGCGCTCCACTTGATGAACCTGACTACGAACCAGTACCTGCCCTGTTTGCGGCTTGGGCACAGCAAGCGCCAGAGCAACCTGCTATCCGCCATTCCGGTCAGACATGGACTTACCAAGAATTAGCCCAAAGTGCCCATGAGATTGCCCTGGTTCTGTTGAATTGTGGCGTGCAACCCCAAGACGTGGTAGCTTTGTCCGGTCCGAAAAGCTTTGGACTGATTGCCAGTATGCTCGGCGTGTTCAAAAGTGGCGCTGTGTTGCTCATGCTTGAGATGAAACCAAATCACCGCCAGCAGTTGATGCTAGAAGAGGCTCAAGTTAAGTATATCTTGAATGTGGGCACTGAGTCACCACAAGTAGAAAGCTCCTTGGAGATAACTCGCATTGATGCTGAGACTGCTAGAGTCATAACTCCTGTAAAAGATACCCCAAAAATAACCTCCTTGCCAACTATTACTCCAGGCGATCGCGCTTACATATTCTTCACTTCAGGTAGTACAGGGACACCGAAAGGGGTGTTGGGGACTCACAAAGGTATTTCACATTTTCTCCAATGGCAACGGCAAACTTTTGAAATTGGTTCTGGGGATCGAGTTGCCCAATTAACTAGCCTCACTTTTGATGCTGTACTCAGAGATGTTTTTCTGCCTCTAACTAGTGGAGCGACATTATGTTTGCCAAACCAGGACGATGACTTCGGGATGGATCGGGTTTTAAGCTGGTTGGAGACTGAGCAAATCACTCTAGTGCATACAGTTCCGGCACTGGCACAGTCCTGGCTCAAACAAGTCCAAGAGGGAATTCATTTACGGTCATTACGCTGGATTTTCTTCTCAGGAGAACCCTTAACTCAAACTTTAGTGCATCAATGGCGACAGACTTTTCCAGAAGCTGGGGAGGTGGTAAATCTCTACGGGGCAACAGAGACTACGATGGTCAAATGCTTTTACAAAGTGCCTAAAGATATTCCCACAGATGCGATCCCTGTCGGGTGGGCGCTTCCCCAAACGCAAGCATTAGTATTAAATCAAATAAATCAGTTGTGTGGGATTGGTGAAATTGGGGAAATTGCGATCCGCACCTCCTTTCGGACTTTAGGCTATATCAATGCTCCGCAAGAGCAGCAACGATTTGTACCCAATCCCTTGAGCAATGACCAGCAGGATTTATTCTACTACACAGGCGATCGCGGGCGCTACCGTCCCGATGGAGCCTTGGAAGTTTTGGGTCGTTTGGATGACCAAATTAAGATTAGAGGCATACGTGTTCAACCAGGAGAAATCTCGACCGTTTTGAATCAGCACCCAGCGGTGGCAGAAAGTGTAATTATTGCAACAGGAGAAACACTCGATAACAAACGCTTAGTTGCCTATGTGGTTGCTAAACCGAATCAGACAATTGACAAAAATGACCTACGCTACTTCCTCAAAAAACAGTTGCCGCAGTATCTGGTGCCGTCAGTTTTTGTTGTATTAGACGCTTTGCCTCTGACTCCTAATGGCAAAGTCAATCGTCATGCTTTGCCTGAAGCAGAGCAAAATCTGAGCCAGCACGATCGTTTTGTCCCTCCTCGCGATAGACTTGAACTCCATCTGACACAAATCTGGTCAGAAGTACTCAATGTTAATCAAGTTAGTGTCCTTGATAATTTCTTTGAGCTAGGTGGTCACTCCCTTTTAGCAGTTTCCCTCATGACTCGAATTCAGCATAAATTCGGACAATCCTTACCCTTGAAGACTCTTTTCCAAGAAGCAACGGTCGAACAGCAGGCAATGCTGCTTCGTCAACAAACCGAAAATCGTCCTTGGTCTCCCTTGGTGACGATTCAGCCTAGAGGATCGAAACGTCCTCTGTTTTTTATCCATCCTAGTGGTGGTAGTATTTTTAATTACTTGAATTTAGCTCAGTATCTTGGCACAGAACGACCACTCTATGGATTGGAAGCCAGTGGACGCGATCGCGAAGAGGAGCCACACTCGCACATCGAAGAGATGGCAGCGCATTACATTAAAGCAATACAGATAATCCAACCAGAAGATCCTTATCTATTGGCAGGTTGGTCTATGGGGGGAGCGATCGCCTTTGAAATGGCGCAGCAACTTCAAGATCAAGGTAAACGAATATCTCTCCTAGCATTAATAGATGCTAGTGATATTTTTGCTGACCGATTTCTGCTAGATGAGACAAATCTTTTGGTATCCTTATTTAGAACTCGCCTGTCCTTTTCAGAAGAGCAATTGCCACAAGTAGAGGCTAACTTGCGACAAATGGACACTAATGAACAACTTGCTTATGCCATCAGCCAAGCAAGGGAGCATAACCCACAGGTTCTTCCTCCTGGTTTTGGGGTCGAACAGCTAGGTCGTCTCTTCAAGGTAATAAAATTCCATACTGGCGCTCTCAAGAATTATTCTTCCCAACTTGATTATTCTAAAAAATATTATTCCGGAAAAATCACTCTTTTGCAAGCCAATGAGGGAAACTTTGCCAATTATGACAATCCAACCCTAGGTTGGGAAGCACTAGCCGATAAAGTAGAGGTACATTGGGTTCCAGGTAATCATCTAACGGTAGTCCAAGAACCTCATGTCAAAGTACTTGCTGAAAAATTGCAAATTTGTCTTGAGCAGGCACAGGCAGAAAATTAA
- a CDS encoding SGNH/GDSL hydrolase family protein: protein MKTLKNWIQNLLLMVAGVLVGLLILETFAITTGIAVTQSQTQIFYHLIEPDAQLGYKPKSNIRDFKAVWKKARVAEVISTDSYGFRNLGKDYAKSNLYFIGDSFTWGQWVDLEKTFPRLVESALNESVINLSAPGYSFAQYEILFDDWIVKYKPNIVALCIFANDLINYSPDIGKYIYNSIKARGFLPWYEKSFLYQFILKNNKKGSQISVRNRISKKAKNGLNLFNLSLLKSGGAAADKDYLTSGAVEKVEAALSRIIDLSQKNNVKLFVFLIPSKESANITDYVQIFPDSVALLKIEEIGYQRLCDLAESKEVTCVNITEVFRKNSVQEKLYFDIDGHWNSAGHKLGAKVILDTLQHHS from the coding sequence ATGAAGACACTCAAGAATTGGATACAAAATCTCTTGCTCATGGTGGCTGGAGTCCTGGTTGGGTTGTTGATCCTAGAGACTTTTGCTATTACTACGGGAATTGCTGTTACCCAGTCTCAGACGCAAATTTTTTATCACCTTATTGAACCAGATGCTCAATTAGGCTACAAGCCCAAATCCAACATCAGAGACTTTAAAGCTGTTTGGAAGAAAGCAAGAGTTGCAGAAGTCATTAGTACAGATAGTTATGGCTTTCGCAATTTGGGAAAAGATTACGCAAAATCTAACTTGTATTTTATTGGAGATTCATTTACATGGGGTCAATGGGTTGATCTGGAAAAAACATTTCCTAGACTTGTTGAATCAGCACTGAATGAATCAGTGATTAACCTAAGTGCTCCGGGTTATTCCTTTGCACAATATGAAATATTGTTTGACGATTGGATCGTCAAATATAAACCTAATATAGTAGCCTTGTGTATATTTGCTAATGACTTGATAAATTATTCACCCGACATCGGAAAATACATATACAATTCGATTAAAGCAAGAGGCTTTTTACCTTGGTATGAAAAAAGTTTTTTGTACCAGTTTATATTAAAAAATAACAAAAAAGGCTCGCAGATATCAGTCCGAAATCGGATCTCTAAAAAAGCAAAAAATGGTTTAAACCTCTTTAATTTATCGCTGCTGAAATCAGGAGGAGCAGCGGCAGATAAAGATTATCTTACATCTGGTGCTGTTGAAAAAGTAGAAGCAGCTTTATCACGTATTATTGACTTGAGCCAAAAAAATAATGTTAAGTTATTTGTTTTTTTAATTCCTTCAAAAGAATCAGCCAATATCACAGACTACGTTCAGATATTTCCTGACAGTGTAGCCTTACTTAAAATTGAAGAGATTGGGTATCAGCGCTTATGTGACTTGGCAGAATCAAAAGAGGTGACTTGTGTCAATATAACTGAGGTCTTTAGGAAAAATAGCGTTCAAGAAAAGCTGTATTTTGATATCGACGGTCATTGGAATTCAGCTGGACATAAGCTAGGGGCTAAAGTAATTTTAGATACTCTACAGCATCATTCGTAA